ACACGTCCAGTTCCCATCGAGCCGATAGGTCGAGCTGATAGAACTCCGACCGCCGATCATCCCCTCGAATCGGAACCAGCCCCGTCTCGCCCGAGACCTGCTGATAGCCGCCTGTTGCACCAAAATCGACCGAAGGCATACGCTGCGAACGACTGATGCCCAGCCGCGACTCGAACTCCTGGACCCGCGCGATCGCAATCAGCAGGTCCTGATTCTGATGCAGCGCCTCGTCGATATACCCCTCCAGTTGAGCATCACCGAACAGCCTCCACCACAACACCTCCTCACCCTCGGCATCCACAACATCCTCTGCCGCATACCGGAACGACTCGGGGATGGTCACTTCAGGTGGCTCGTAGTCGGGTCCGACCGTGCACGCCGTCAGAAAACCCAGAGCTGGCAGCACCAACGTGCAGATCGTGGTCGCTCGTCGCTTATGCATGGCTCGTCTCCCCTCCGGCACTCGTGGGAGCGGATCGCTCGGTCAGGCTCACGATCAGGTAGTAGAAAAGTGGCACGAAGAACAAAGCTAGCGTCGTCGCCGAGATCATGCCGCCCAGGACGCCGGTGCCGATCGAGTGACGTGCCTCCGCCCCCGCACCCGAGGCCAGCACCAATGGCATCGCCCCGAGAATGAAGGACAGCGACGTCATCAGGATCGGCCTCAACCGAAGCCGGGCCGCCTCGACCGCCGCTTCCAGGGGCTTGAGCCCCTCTGCATACTTCACCTGGGCGAACTCCACGATCAGGATCGCGTTCTTCGCCGACAGTCCGATCAGCGTCAGCAAGCCAACCTGAAAATAGATGTCGTTCTCCATCCCACGCAGCCACACCGAAACCAACGCACCAAACAACCCAAACGGGACCGCCATGATGATCGCCAGCGGAAGCCCCCAGCGTTCGTACTGGCCGGCCAGGATCAGGAACACCATCACCAGCCCAAAGCCAAACGCGATCGCCGAAGTGGACCCCGCGTTCTTCTCCTCGTAGGCCTGGCCCGACCACGCATACGCCATGGTCTCAGGCAGCACCTCATGACCTAGACGCTCCATCTCAGCGATCGACTCGCCCGAGCTGAACCCGCTCGCCGCATCCCCCGTGACCTTCGCCGCAGGAAATCCATTGAACCGGGACACCAGGTCAGGTCCCGCCCGATACGACGAGGTCACCACCGCGGACAACGGCAGCATCGCGCCCTCACGCTGTCGAACATAAATCCGACCAAGGTCATCAGGATCATCCCGAAACTCAGCGTCCGCCTGAACGATCACATTCCAGACCCGACCAAACTTGTTGTACTGACTCACATACGCCGAACCGAACAGCGACTGCATCGCCTCGTAGATCCCGTCCACCGGCATCCCCAGCGTCTCGGCCCGTGTCCGATCCACCTGCACCTGGAGCTGGCGTGTCGACGGGTTGAACGTGCTGTTCAGCCGGGACAGCACGGGCGACTCCCCCGCCTTGGCGATCAACTCTCGGACCGACGAACCGAGCAGCAGGGGGTCGTCCGCCCCTCGATTCTGAACCCAGTACTCAAACCCGCCTTGGCTACCCAGGCCCGGGATCGAAGGCGGGTTGATCGGGATCACCATCCCGTCACGCAGCTTCCTGAGTTTAGGCATCGAGGTGGCAAACACCGCGTCGATCGACAACGAAGGGTCCTGCCGCTCGCCAAAGTCCTTCAACTCCACGAACAAGGTCCCGCTGTTTGCCTTGAATTGACCATCGAGAATGCTGTACCCCGCCAACGTGGACGCTCGCGCTACCGCCGGGTGCTCGAGAAAAATATCCGCCGTCGCACGAGACACCTTCTCGCTCCGATCAAGGCTGGCCCCGTCAGGCATGATCACCGCGGTCAGAAAGAAACCCTGATCCTCCAGCGGGACAAAACTCGCCGGCACTGTGCCAAACAGAACCACAATGCCCATGAACATCCCCGCCACGATCAGCAGACTGAGTGCCCACGCCCGGATCGTCCAACGCACGCCGATCGCGTACAAACCCGTGATCCAGTCAAGCGAGCTATTGAACACTCGAAACACCCCCGCCACCGACGTCCGTGGCCGCAGGAGCAACCCCGCCAGTGCAGGCGTCAGCGTCAATGCCACAAAACTCGATATCGCCACCGACACCGCGATCGTCACCGCAAACTGCTGATAGAGCACCCCCGTCGTCCCGCCCAGAAAAGCAACCGGCACAAACACCGCGATCAGCACCAGGGTCGTCGCGATCACCGGCCCGATCACTTCTTTCATCGCACGGATCGTTGCCTCCTTGGCATTCAATCCCAGTTCCGCGATGTTCCGCTCCACGTTCTCAACCACCACGATCGCGTCATCACAAACAATGCCGATCGCCAACACCAGTCCAAAAAGCGTCAGTAGATTCAGACTAAAACCCAGCATCGTCATCCCGATGAACGTCCCGATGATCGACACGATGATCGCCACCGTCGGGATCAGGGTTGCCCGGACGTTCTGAAGAAACAGGTACGTCACCAGAACCACCAGCACGATCGCGATCACCAGCGTGATCACCACTTCCTCGATCGACGCCGCTACGACTTTCGTCGTGTCGTACGACACCTCGTAAGTCATCCCTTGCGGGAATGCTACTGCCAGCTCATCCATCATCGCGCGAACAGAACCCGCAACCTCGAGTGCATTCGATCCGGGCTGCTGATAAACCGCGAGGAACGTCGCAGGCTGGCCATTAAACGATGATCGCAATAGATACTGCTGAATGCCCACCTCAGCACGGGCTACATCACCGACCCGCACCACCGCAGAGCCATCGGACTCGGCTCGGACGATGATCGATTCGAACTCTTCCGGTTCGTCGTATCGACCCTCGGTAACAACCGGCACCGTGATTGCTGTCGACTCGTGCATCGGTGCCTGCGCGATCGTCCCGGCGCTGAACTGCTGGTTCTGCCGCGAGATCGCCTGTGTCACGTCGCCCACCGTGATCTCCAGAGCCGCCATCCGCTCGGGATCAAGCCAGATCCGCATCGCCTGATCCGGCAGCCCCATGATCTGCGCCTGATTCGCACCCGGCACACGCTTAAGGGGATCCAGCACGTACAAGTTCGCGTAGTTGCCGATGTACTCCTCATCAAAACTGCTGTCTGGCGAGTAGAGCGCGATCAGCATCAGGATGCTCGATGATCGTTTCTGGACCTTCACCCCCGTGGACTGCACCGCCGCAGGGAGATTCGGTAACGCCAGATTGACCCGGTTCTGGACCTGAACCTCTGCCGTGTCAGGGTCCGTCCCCAACTCAAAGAACACGGTCATCGACATCTGCCCGCTGGCCGCGCTCGTCGACTGGTAGTACAGCAGCCCGTCCACGCCGTTGATCTGGCTCTCGATCGGCGACGCCACTGAGTTCGCCACCGTCTCCGCATCGGCTCCCGGGTACGTCGCCGACACGGTGACCTGCACCGGCGCAATGTCCGGGTACTGCGTGATCGGCAGTCCCAAGCCCGCCACGGCACCAGCGATCACAACGATGATCGACAACACCGATGCGAGAATCGGCCGCTGAACAAAAAGAGTGGTGATCATCGGGATGGCCCCACACCTGAGCCCTTGTGCTCACCCAGACTCACGATCGACAACGCCGCCCCAGGTCGCAAACCAACACTCCCAGCCGTGATCACCCGATCCCCCGACGCCAGGCCCTTACGGATCACCCAGCCCTCGTCGGTCCACGGCCCGGTCAACACCGGCCGCTGCTCGGCGTTGCCATCCTGATCTACCAGCCAGACATATGGACCCTTGGGGCTCTGAAGCACAGCCT
The sequence above is drawn from the Phycisphaeraceae bacterium genome and encodes:
- a CDS encoding multidrug efflux RND transporter permease subunit; amino-acid sequence: MITTLFVQRPILASVLSIIVVIAGAVAGLGLPITQYPDIAPVQVTVSATYPGADAETVANSVASPIESQINGVDGLLYYQSTSAASGQMSMTVFFELGTDPDTAEVQVQNRVNLALPNLPAAVQSTGVKVQKRSSSILMLIALYSPDSSFDEEYIGNYANLYVLDPLKRVPGANQAQIMGLPDQAMRIWLDPERMAALEITVGDVTQAISRQNQQFSAGTIAQAPMHESTAITVPVVTEGRYDEPEEFESIIVRAESDGSAVVRVGDVARAEVGIQQYLLRSSFNGQPATFLAVYQQPGSNALEVAGSVRAMMDELAVAFPQGMTYEVSYDTTKVVAASIEEVVITLVIAIVLVVLVTYLFLQNVRATLIPTVAIIVSIIGTFIGMTMLGFSLNLLTLFGLVLAIGIVCDDAIVVVENVERNIAELGLNAKEATIRAMKEVIGPVIATTLVLIAVFVPVAFLGGTTGVLYQQFAVTIAVSVAISSFVALTLTPALAGLLLRPRTSVAGVFRVFNSSLDWITGLYAIGVRWTIRAWALSLLIVAGMFMGIVVLFGTVPASFVPLEDQGFFLTAVIMPDGASLDRSEKVSRATADIFLEHPAVARASTLAGYSILDGQFKANSGTLFVELKDFGERQDPSLSIDAVFATSMPKLRKLRDGMVIPINPPSIPGLGSQGGFEYWVQNRGADDPLLLGSSVRELIAKAGESPVLSRLNSTFNPSTRQLQVQVDRTRAETLGMPVDGIYEAMQSLFGSAYVSQYNKFGRVWNVIVQADAEFRDDPDDLGRIYVRQREGAMLPLSAVVTSSYRAGPDLVSRFNGFPAAKVTGDAASGFSSGESIAEMERLGHEVLPETMAYAWSGQAYEEKNAGSTSAIAFGFGLVMVFLILAGQYERWGLPLAIIMAVPFGLFGALVSVWLRGMENDIYFQVGLLTLIGLSAKNAILIVEFAQVKYAEGLKPLEAAVEAARLRLRPILMTSLSFILGAMPLVLASGAGAEARHSIGTGVLGGMISATTLALFFVPLFYYLIVSLTERSAPTSAGGETSHA